ACGAGAAGAAGAGCAATTGAGACTTGGCATTGGGTTGTGAAAACGATTTTATATATAGTACAACACATTTCTTGAAAGTAAATGTGTTTAGTCCTCGAAAGGAAATTACCTCTACAGAGCCAATAATTAAGTTTTCAGAAGATATTGTGTATCTTAAAATAAAAAAGCAGAGCGAAATTGTTTTTCGCCCTTAGTAGATCATATTTTTTCAGGTGGTCACAGTTAACTTCGGCCTTTGAGCTGCATTGGACCATTCTGAGCTATAGAATGCAATGTAATTGCCGCTCTCTGTTCTGGCCTTCAGGAAGAATCCGGTGTTCTTGAACTTACCGCTAACATATTCCTGCACCAGCTGAGTTACATCGAAGTCATAGTATCTGTTACCAGGTACTGTCTTGGCCGCGAATGTAAGAGATGCGTACGGTGTAGCACCCTGAGCCCTTCCGTTCTTGTCATACCAGTTTCCTCCTGCTGTGGTCCATTTTGTGCCAGATGCACGGTTGTTCCAGCTTACATACCTTGGATCCCAGTCAGCTGCTGGTCTGTAGATCTCTACCACTGTGTTAGAAGTGCGGGTGGCACGTGCTGGGTAATACCAGTAAAGGGAGAGAGTAGCCTTGGATATTTTATCTGTTTTTTTGTATTTACTCAGATCGAACATCATTAGATCCCTGCAACTAGCAGAATCCCTTCCAATGTCCATATAGTTGTTTTTGGAGAAAACACTAGTAGGAGATGAAGTCCGCAGGCCATTGTCATGGGTAGGGTATAAGACCGATCCTGCTGTGGATTTCGATGGTGTGCTGGTCTTAGATGTCGGAGTAGATGGTGTGGTCTTTGTTGCAGCTGGGGCAGTATTGGCCTTGTTGACAACCGTTGAACCACTCGAGGATGGGGCTACATTCGCGTTATTGCTCATTGTGAACCCTCCGCCAGATGTATCCCCATTCTTATTGTTGGAAAAATCATTTTTCTGAACTATGAACGTCGCGTAGGATGGCTGTGTGTTCCATATACCCACTCCTGAGCCGCTGACTCCACTCATTCCATCATTGTTCTTTATGACATTGTTCCTCACATGGGTGGTAAACTTAGCCTTTTGCTGTGGAACTGAAGACCATGCATACCATTTTATTGCAGCATTACCGCCATCATCGAATACATTATTCTCGATGATAGTGTTATCAAAGTTCTGCATTGTGATTGCTGCATTGGTATATCCGGTATTTGAAGCATGCTGTCCTACTTTTGTAAATGTATTGTGGTGTATATGGACGTTCTTTGCCCTTATGACATTATCACTATATGCTGCAAACATCCAGATACCTGAACCCCTTATGTTGTGTATCTTATTTTTATAGATCTCTATATTATTGAAGGACAAAGTACCTGATCTGCCGGTTTTATCTATCTCTATTGCCGGTCCTGTTGATGTGCCGCCCCCGTCAGAATAGAATGTATTGTCATGGACAGTAAAATCAGATACACCGCCGGATAATCTGCACGCACTATTTGTCCGTGTGAAGACCGTATTGTATGCAACTTCACCTTTACTAGAGTAAAGTATGTAAAAGGCATCATGCCCCATTTTGTATACATCATTATGGGTAAAATCGATGTTGCTGCCTCTCTTTATCTGTACACCATCATTGCAACCCCATTCAAGACGCATGTTGGATACTTCTATGTTATTTGAATTTTCAAAATCGATCAGATTATAATATCCTCTTCCAAAAGAAACACCCTGACTTTCGCTGTTCCCATCTATAGTAAAACCAGTGATCACGATATTCTTTGCTCCGGTATCACCCCGGATCATTGGAACACCGCTGGACCAACCTGCCTTTGGAACAAGTTTTATTTCAGCAGTGGAGTCACCTGTGAGTTTTGTGTTTGAGCCGATTTTAAGAGTGCTATCTATCCAGTATGTATTTGGACCCCTTAGATGTACAGTACCGCCACCAGTACTTTTTACGTATGCAAGTGCTTTA
This DNA window, taken from Methanomethylovorans hollandica DSM 15978, encodes the following:
- a CDS encoding disaggregatase related repeat-containing protein; its protein translation is MDNICFKGFEKFSAHRWAKSRHVLLIALWLSNYVYSTAATFSTKYNFSKNKNNTTFKKISISVLGLVFCFLCFSIAGSGLSSAANANVAASGSGDYICDGTNDHVEINKALAYVKSTGGGTVHLRGPNTYWIDSTLKIGSNTKLTGDSTAEIKLVPKAGWSSGVPMIRGDTGAKNIVITGFTIDGNSESQGVSFGRGYYNLIDFENSNNIEVSNMRLEWGCNDGVQIKRGSNIDFTHNDVYKMGHDAFYILYSSKGEVAYNTVFTRTNSACRLSGGVSDFTVHDNTFYSDGGGTSTGPAIEIDKTGRSGTLSFNNIEIYKNKIHNIRGSGIWMFAAYSDNVIRAKNVHIHHNTFTKVGQHASNTGYTNAAITMQNFDNTIIENNVFDDGGNAAIKWYAWSSVPQQKAKFTTHVRNNVIKNNDGMSGVSGSGVGIWNTQPSYATFIVQKNDFSNNKNGDTSGGGFTMSNNANVAPSSSGSTVVNKANTAPAATKTTPSTPTSKTSTPSKSTAGSVLYPTHDNGLRTSSPTSVFSKNNYMDIGRDSASCRDLMMFDLSKYKKTDKISKATLSLYWYYPARATRTSNTVVEIYRPAADWDPRYVSWNNRASGTKWTTAGGNWYDKNGRAQGATPYASLTFAAKTVPGNRYYDFDVTQLVQEYVSGKFKNTGFFLKARTESGNYIAFYSSEWSNAAQRPKLTVTT